GCCTGGTCCCGATCGACGTCGCGAAAGAACTGACGTTCAGCGGCCGGATCGTCTCGGGCAGTGAGGCTTTGACCCTCGGGCTGGTGACGCGGAACAGCGACGACCCGCTGGCGTCGGCGCTCGAACTCGCCGAGCAGATCGCACAGAAGTCACCCGACGCCGTGCGGGCCGCCAAGCGCCTCTACGACCAGACGTGGGTCAGCGACGACGCCGCCGCCGCGCTGGAACTCGAATCCGAACTGCAGGCGAACCTGATCGGTAAGCCCAATCAGCTCGCTGCCGTGATGGCTGGCATGTCGGGGGAGCCGCCGGTTTTCGTCGACCCCGTTTAGGGCTCAAAATCGTGCCAACACCCGCCTGATCTGGCACTCTTCGAGAATCGGGTCGGCGATGTCGGGAGGTCGTTGGTGCCGTGAGCGTAGGAGCGCCGCGCGTGGCGCCGCTGCTGGTCGTACCGGTTGCGGCCGGTGCCGCGTTGGCGCTCGTGCTGGTCTTCCGGTGGGGCGGCGAACCGGCGGTCCGCGTGGTCGACGGGCTGGCGCTGCTCGTGCTGGCGACGTACGCGTCGACCTGCGCATCGCTGGCCGCCCGAAACGCGCAGGGCCGCGCCCGCAGGGCGTGGACGACGATGGCGGTGGCGCTCGCGGTCTGGGTCGTCGGGAATCTGGTGTGGACCGTCCAGGCAATTATGCTGGGGCCCAACGTTTTTCCTGCGTCGATGAGCGTGCTGTGCGTGGCTTACACCGTGCTCACCGCGACGGCGGTGGGCCTGTTTCCGACCGGCCCCGCCCGGGGTTCACGCCTGCGCGGCGCCCTCGACGGCATCACCGCGACGCTGTGCATCTTCCTGCTGATGTGGATCGCCGCGCTGCACGGCGTGTATCTCGACTACGTCGACGATCGACAGCTCTCCGACCTGAGGCTGCTCTTTCCGATCGGCGACCTGGTGATGCTCAGCACCGCTCTGGTTGCCATCGGTCGCGCCGAACCTCGGTATCGACGCGAGCTCTTGGTGCTCACCACGGCGATAGCGTTCGTCGCCGCCACCGACATCGCGTACGGAAACCTCGTCGAGCGCGGGCGCTTCCATCTCGGCACCCCGCTCGACCTCGGCTGGGCCGCATCGTCCATCGCTTTCGCCTGTGCCGCACTGCTGAGTCTTCGGCCCCCGCCGCCGCGGCCGGCGGCCGTCGCGTCGAAGTCGACAATCTGGCTGCCGTACGTGCCGCTGTTGCTGGCCGGCACCGTGGGGCCCGCGCTCGTCATGTCGGGTTTCGAGCGGATCATCGTGCCACTCATCATGGTTTCGGTGGTGATCCGGCAAGCCGTGGCGGCGTGGGAGAACCGGCGGCTGCTGGCCGCCGCCGCCGACCAGGCTCTGCGCGACCCGCTGACCGGGCTCGCCAACCGGACGCTGTTCCACGATCGACTGGCCCACGCGATGATGCTGCGGCAACGCGACGACCGTTCGATCGCCGTCGTGTCGATCGACATCGACGATTTCAAACTCGTCAACGACAGCCTGGGCCACCCGGTGGCGGACACGGTTCTGGTGAGCATCGGCGAACGGATCGTCGGCTGCGTCCGGCCTGGCGACACCGTCGCGCGTCTCGGCGGCGACGAGTTCGCCCTTCTGCTCGAGGGGCGCGAGGACCACTCCTATGTCGTCGCCGGCCGCGTCGTCGAAGCCTTTGACGAGCCGTTCGTCATCGACGGTGAAGGGATGCTCGTGCGGCCCAGCGTCGGCATCGCCGTCGCCTCCGCGGACGAGCCGGGACTGGCACCCGAAGCGCTGATGAAGCGCGCCGACATCGCGATGTACGCCGCGAAGCGATCCCGTTCGTCGGGCATGCACTCGTTCAGCCCGGACATGGCGCTGGCCGCGCCCGACGCGATGGAGTCGGTGGATCGCGCCGTCAGCCGGACCGCCGGCGACGGCGCCGCACAGATTCGTCTCCTGGGCGAGTTGCGCCGCGCGATCGACAACGCTCAGCTGGAGCTGCTCTACCAACCGAAATTGCAGCTGCAATCGAGCCGCATCGTCGGGTTGGAGGCCTTACTGCGCTGGCCGCACCCGGAGCTGGGCGTGCTGCGACCGGACGCGTTCATGGATCTCGTGCGCCGGCACGGGCTGATGCGTCAGGTGACCGAACTCATGGTGGCCCGGGCGCTCGACGACATGGTGCGCTGGGAGACGTCAGGGGTAGCAACGGCGGTCGCGGTCAACATGTTCGCCCCGGACCTCAAGGACGCGACGTTGCCCGACGCGCTGTGTGACGCATTGCGAAGTCGTTGTCTGTCAACGTCTTTGCTGACCGTCGAGATCACCGAGGATTTGATCCTCAACGACATCGAACGGGTGACGGCGGTGCTGCGCCGGTTGCGCGAACAGGGCATTCGGATTGCGATCGACGACTTCGGCAGCGGTTTCTCGGCGCTGTCCTACCTGCACGACCTGCCCATCGACGAGGTCAAGCTGGACCGCCAGTTCATCTCGTCGATCACCAGCGACGCCCGGGCCGCCGCGGTCGTGCGGGCCGTCATCGACCTGACCCACGAACTCGGCGTCACCGTCGTCGCCGAGGGCATCGAAGACGGCGAGACCGCCGATTGGCTGCGCGAGCACGGCTGCGACATCGGGCAGGGATTTTTCTTCGGTGAACCCGTCGACGCCTCGGCGATCCCGCAACTGATCGGCGCGCGATGAGCCTCGGCCGCGGCCTGTGCTGGGGCATCCCACTGCTGGTCGGATCGGTCTTGGCGGCCGCATGGGTGTTCTCGGGCGGCTTCTTCGCGCCGGGCCACGACGCCTTCGGCAGGGTCCCGATTCCCGGCGACGTCACCGTGACGTTGCCGGCCGGCCCGGCCCGGCTCTACGTGCAAGAGCACGGCACCTTCGGCAAGAATGAGAGCGCGACGATCCCGGTCGGCATACAGGTCAGCGTGCAACCCGTCGCCGGCGGGGCCGCGCTGCCGCTGACCCCCAACACGCACGCGGCAGCGACCACCGTCGGCCAAGAGTCGTGGAACACCTACGCCACATTCGATGTGCCCGCCGCGGGCGCCTACCGCGTCTCGGTGCTCGATCCTGGCGACAACGGCGATGCGCGGCACAGCGTGACGATCGGCAAGGGCCCGTGGGCGCCGTTGCCGCCGTGGATGTTCGGCCTCGGTATCCTGGCCGTCGCCGCGGCGATCGGGTTGATCGCCGACCGAATTCGCTTGAGCGGCAACGCGCGCCGAGAGAAGGGTGGCTCGCCGTATGAGCTCTGAGCACTACGAGCGGTTCCTGGCGTTGCATTTTCAGCCCAACGCGTTCGTCATGCCCAACCCGTGGGACGCAATATCGGCACTGCTGTTCAAGCAGGCCGGATTTGCCGCCCTGGCGACATCCTCGGCGGCCTTTGCGGCCACGCTGGGGCGGCGCGACGGCCGCCACGCGGTCAGCGCCGCCGAACATCTCGCCCACGCGAAGCTGCTGATCGACGTCGCGGGCCTGCCGGTCAACGGCGACTTCGAGGACGGCTACGGCGAGACGCCCGACGACGTGGCGGACACGGTGGCCGCTGCCATCGACACCGGCTTGGCGGGCATCGGAATCGAGGACACCTCCGGTGACCCGGCGCATCCGGTCCGCGACTTCGACGACGCCGTCGCACGGGTCGCGGCGGCAGCCGCCGCGGCTAAGGGCCGGATCGTGCTGACCGGCCGCACGGACAACTTCATCCACGGCCGCGACGATCTCGACGAGACGATTCGCCGCCTCACCGCCTTCGCGGAAGCCGGCGCCGACGTGCTCTACGCTCCCTACCCGCCCGACCTGGCGGCCGTCGAGGCCATCGTGAAAGCCGTTGCGCCGAAACCGGTCAACGTCGTCGTCGGCACCAAGTCGGAGCGGCCGACCGTGGCCGAGCTGTCCGCCGCGGGGGTCAAACGGATCAGCACTGGGGCCGCGGTTTACGCCCACGTAGCAACCGCGTTGAAAGCGGCGGCGACGGCGCTCGCGGCGGGTGATATCGCCTCGTCGACCTCGGGAATGCCGTTCTCCGAAGTGAATTCGCTGCTCGATGAAATTCCGCGAGCCTGACCGGCCGCCGCGCGATATGCCCAGCACCTAAACGGCAGGTGAACAGTGCTGCCGCCCGGGATCTGCCAGCGACGGCGTGGCTCAGGTTGGGTTATTCTCCCGCTGAAGAACTCGCCGATCGCACGCAAGAGGGAGTCGACGTGACTGCAGTGGACACCGGCATCACGCACACGGTGACCGACAACAAGCTCCACCTGGTGATCGACGCGGTCGAGGCGAACCCGCCGTCACCCGGCCGGGCCGTCGACGTGACGCTCTATCTTGCTTCGGCGAGCATCACCGGCAGCATCGAACCCTGCTGGTACTACGACCAGAAGGTGCTCCACTACCTGCAGACGGTCGGCATCGACCACCGGCACCCGGTGCCGGTCGGCAACGGCGGTGACAGCCAGAAGCCGGACGGCAGCTGCCGGTCGCACGATTACGTGCACCTGTCCAAGGTCTCTGTCCGGCATCCGGACGGCGACGTCGCGCGCCACGACGAACTGCGGGTGCGTCTCGACGAGATCACCGCGTGGACGTTCGGTCGCGCCGAGCACAAGGGCGCCTGACTTCGGCGATTTCGTAGCGCGGAAATAATCCGCCGCCGTCCGCGGTTTTCGCTCGAAGCATGAATACGCTCACGAGCCATGGAGGACCGATGGCGCATACGTTCCGTCGGGCTGCAGTCCTGTTGCCCCTGCTGTTCGCGGCCATAGCACTAGCGGCTCCCGCAGTTGCGGACTCGACCGAGGACTTCCCGATTCCTCGTCGCATCATCCAAACGCCTTGCGACGCAGAGCAGTATCTAGCCGCCGCGCGCGACACCAGCCCGGTGTACTTCGACCGCTACATGCGCGACAAGAGCAATCGTCCTGCTGACGTGCAGCAGTCCGCGGTCGACCGGATCCACTGGTTCTTCTCGCTCGACTCGGCGGGGCGGCGTCAGTACTCCGAAGACACCGCCACGAACGTCTACTACGAGCAGGTCGCCACCCACTGGGGTAATTGGGCCAAAATCTTCTTCCACAACAAAGGCGTCGTCGCGAAAGCGACTGAGGTGTGCGAAAACTACCCGCGTGGCGATATGTCGGTATGGAATTGGCTCGCGGGCTGACTTGGGCTATGCCGCAGCGCTTTTCACACGTAAGCACGCGCTGAGGTGGCCGATTTCGATCCGGACATTCTTGCTCCAGAGCTGAACGTTGTCTTCTGTGGATTGAATCTCGCCGCAAGCGCGATGCAGGACGGCTACAACTTCTCGCACTGCAACAACCGGTTCTGGCCGGTCCTGCATTTGGCCGGCTTCACCGATGTTCGCCTGAAGCCGGCCGACGAGCGTCGCCTGTTGGATTACGGATGCGGTGTGACCGCGGTTGTCCGGCGGCCGACGAGGCGGGCCAGCGAGATCTCTCCCGACGAATTCCGCTGCGCGCAGCCTGAATTCGAGGACAAGATTCGACGCTACCAGCCACGGGCGGTGGCGTTTCTCGGAAAACGGGCTCTGGCCTGCATGATCGGCAGGCCCGATATCCCATGGGGCCGATACTCGCCCGGCTTCGCGGGTGCACAGGCGTGGGTGCTGCCGAACCCGAGCGGCTTGAACATCGGCTTCTCGCTCGAGCAGCTGGTCGACGCATACAGCGAGTTGCGTCAGTGCCTCCTGCCGTGACGGCAACGACATACGACTACCCTCAGGCAGAACATGAGAAGACGTGGTTTCGCACCGGTCGCCGTCATCGCGGTCGTCGTCGTGGCGCTGTTGTGGTCCCTGTACCAGCACTACTTCGGACAGAGCAAGCTCGAACGCTGCGTCGAAGCCCAAGCCAAACACTTCTACGCGACGCCCGAGGGCAAAGAACTGCACAGCCACGGCACCGACCCGCCACGCGAGCTCTTCGTGCTCGAGTGCAATCAGCTCGGCATCAAGTAACTGCTCAACGACCTCGCTGAGCGCCGCAGATTAATTAATTCTGATTTGCGAAAAATCTGCTAGAGTCGGCGAATGCTCGATCTCCGATACACGTTCCACGCGCTCGGACGTGACAATCAACTGCAGAGCCAGACGCTGGAAGTGTTCGCCTATCCGATGGGTGATCTGACCGTCCGGCAGACCCCAGAAGCGGATCTGGTGACCGGCACCGTCCAGGTGCTGCAGGTCAACGGCACCGCCGTCGACTGGGCGCTGGTCCGCGAATGGGCCGCCGTGGCCGAGGATTTGTTCCCGCACCAGCGCCGAGCGCTCGCGTTGCCCTATCTGCCCAGTGCACGCGGCGACAAGGACATCCCGAACCCCGCCGTCGTCAACGCGACTTTCGCGGCCAGTTCCGGCATCACCGACATCATCGCCGTCGACCCGCACAGCCCCGTCTGGCTGACCGCCCTAAAGGCCGCCAACCCGACGATCCGCGAGCACCTGCTGCCCATGCCGGACATCGTCGGGCGAGCAGTGCTGCCGGACGGACGACCCCTCGGCGTCATCAGCCCCGACAAGGGCGC
The sequence above is a segment of the Candidatus Mycobacterium wuenschmannii genome. Coding sequences within it:
- a CDS encoding putative bifunctional diguanylate cyclase/phosphodiesterase, whose translation is MAPLLVVPVAAGAALALVLVFRWGGEPAVRVVDGLALLVLATYASTCASLAARNAQGRARRAWTTMAVALAVWVVGNLVWTVQAIMLGPNVFPASMSVLCVAYTVLTATAVGLFPTGPARGSRLRGALDGITATLCIFLLMWIAALHGVYLDYVDDRQLSDLRLLFPIGDLVMLSTALVAIGRAEPRYRRELLVLTTAIAFVAATDIAYGNLVERGRFHLGTPLDLGWAASSIAFACAALLSLRPPPPRPAAVASKSTIWLPYVPLLLAGTVGPALVMSGFERIIVPLIMVSVVIRQAVAAWENRRLLAAAADQALRDPLTGLANRTLFHDRLAHAMMLRQRDDRSIAVVSIDIDDFKLVNDSLGHPVADTVLVSIGERIVGCVRPGDTVARLGGDEFALLLEGREDHSYVVAGRVVEAFDEPFVIDGEGMLVRPSVGIAVASADEPGLAPEALMKRADIAMYAAKRSRSSGMHSFSPDMALAAPDAMESVDRAVSRTAGDGAAQIRLLGELRRAIDNAQLELLYQPKLQLQSSRIVGLEALLRWPHPELGVLRPDAFMDLVRRHGLMRQVTELMVARALDDMVRWETSGVATAVAVNMFAPDLKDATLPDALCDALRSRCLSTSLLTVEITEDLILNDIERVTAVLRRLREQGIRIAIDDFGSGFSALSYLHDLPIDEVKLDRQFISSITSDARAAAVVRAVIDLTHELGVTVVAEGIEDGETADWLREHGCDIGQGFFFGEPVDASAIPQLIGAR
- a CDS encoding isocitrate lyase/PEP mutase family protein encodes the protein MSSEHYERFLALHFQPNAFVMPNPWDAISALLFKQAGFAALATSSAAFAATLGRRDGRHAVSAAEHLAHAKLLIDVAGLPVNGDFEDGYGETPDDVADTVAAAIDTGLAGIGIEDTSGDPAHPVRDFDDAVARVAAAAAAAKGRIVLTGRTDNFIHGRDDLDETIRRLTAFAEAGADVLYAPYPPDLAAVEAIVKAVAPKPVNVVVGTKSERPTVAELSAAGVKRISTGAAVYAHVATALKAAATALAAGDIASSTSGMPFSEVNSLLDEIPRA
- a CDS encoding DUF5078 domain-containing protein; its protein translation is MAHTFRRAAVLLPLLFAAIALAAPAVADSTEDFPIPRRIIQTPCDAEQYLAAARDTSPVYFDRYMRDKSNRPADVQQSAVDRIHWFFSLDSAGRRQYSEDTATNVYYEQVATHWGNWAKIFFHNKGVVAKATEVCENYPRGDMSVWNWLAG
- the mug gene encoding G/U mismatch-specific DNA glycosylase, translated to MADFDPDILAPELNVVFCGLNLAASAMQDGYNFSHCNNRFWPVLHLAGFTDVRLKPADERRLLDYGCGVTAVVRRPTRRASEISPDEFRCAQPEFEDKIRRYQPRAVAFLGKRALACMIGRPDIPWGRYSPGFAGAQAWVLPNPSGLNIGFSLEQLVDAYSELRQCLLP
- a CDS encoding phosphoribosyltransferase family protein, giving the protein MLDLRYTFHALGRDNQLQSQTLEVFAYPMGDLTVRQTPEADLVTGTVQVLQVNGTAVDWALVREWAAVAEDLFPHQRRALALPYLPSARGDKDIPNPAVVNATFAASSGITDIIAVDPHSPVWLTALKAANPTIREHLLPMPDIVGRAVLPDGRPLGVISPDKGAVRRATDVATALKVPVFVASKNRDPRTGHLSNYSFEADLAAGRYLVVDDIFDGGGTFALLAGAVPDGVELDLWVTHGGFTKPDHSAEARKPYRRIYTTDSLGSAVAAGLRDNQIQVTPLLPWITEAVREIGEGR